The stretch of DNA TGTTTACCAGTAACAAGCTAGGCTACTTGAAACTATTGGGATGcggaataagaaataaaaacgaATGACTAATGTATATTGGCGTACACAGTGAAATTAAGAAATAACACATAGTTTTGAATTACTTTATAGTAACAGACACCTACTAGTAAAACGCCTGACTATTGTAAGTTATTGTGCAGCTACTGTCTTTCACTCGcgcatctttatttatttatttatttatttatttatttatttatcctacTCCCTCCCCCTTCAAACCCGGATGAATGACTTCACTTTGCCGTCTGGGTTTCCTTTATGGTCTCGGGATCTCCCTGTATTTCTCACAAGAGCTCATCTGCAGGCGGACGCATCCCTCCTCTCTCCGGTACAACCGACGGACCTGCAGATAGTCATTCCAGGGTCTTAGGCTGGACTGTATGTACCGACATTGAGTAAAAAGAAGCAGTCTACAAAGACGTTATCGAAAACTACCTACAAATAATATTCGCTTTTCATCCGACCTTAGCTGGAAACTTGAGTACAGACATGTCCGAAGTGCTACCATACAACGAGGGGAAGATGAACGGCTACGGGGCGGACAGTGATGTCAGTCAGCTCTCCTTCAGCTGTCGACTGCAAGACACGAACTCGTTTTTCGGAACATCACAGTCCAAAAGGCCACCGAAACTCGGACAGATTGGCAGGGCAAAACACGGTAAGTATCAAGCGAGTTAATTTAACTACTTACCTATAATAATGGCTAATAATCATGACAAACATAGCACAGCCATAAATTCATATTAGGGAAACACATGAGACTAAAGTAATACAAAAGCATAAATTTGAATATGAggaaataaatgtgaataaaaatcaaatctgtgatataaaaaaaagatttgatgGAGCATGTTTGTTACGCAAAatgaatttatataaaaacattttaataataccttACAGTAAACATGCATGTATTGtcttattaaatgtataattttcacTGTGAATTATATggggttttttttacttttactttttatttaacatttattcttacaatattttacagtaaatttaaatttatatttctaGTTGAAATATTTTATGAGGGAACCTACAGCTAACCAGTTACAGTATTTAGTTTTTATAGCATGGTTTTTCCATTAAAATACTTTCATATAGTAGATACTTTTAAAAACAGCTCTAAATAGCACGTTTTCCTGCAGACACAAATAGATAAATGCCACTTTTTTTGCATGTATGCATACTATTTGAAAGCTCCACTAAACATCTCTGTCTTCTCTCCGCAGTGGTGATTGAAGATGACCGAATAGACGAAGTCCTCAAAGGGATGACAGACAAGTCGTCTCCCGGCGTGTAAAATTGAACGATTATACCTCGTCAACCTTTTCTTTTAATCACCGGTTTGAAGCACTTGTCGCCTGTGCATGTGAACGAGaggtgaagatgatgatgattcaGTGTACGAGTACAGGACGAAGGACGAAGAGCCACTCTGGACAATGGGTTAAAATAGCGAGCAATGAAGATGCTGGCAATTCTCCAACTGAAACCCATCCCAAACTGCTGCTGTGAAGAACACTGCCCAAGATTTCTGGTCATTTAGCCCCTTGTCTCGTAGACACCATTGTTCTGGGTGTGAGATTTCATAACGACA from Carassius carassius chromosome 35, fCarCar2.1, whole genome shotgun sequence encodes:
- the LOC132115738 gene encoding calcium/calmodulin-dependent protein kinase II inhibitor 2-like; translated protein: MSEVLPYNEGKMNGYGADSDVSQLSFSCRLQDTNSFFGTSQSKRPPKLGQIGRAKHVVIEDDRIDEVLKGMTDKSSPGV